In the Mycolicibacter sp. MU0102 genome, one interval contains:
- a CDS encoding GNAT family N-acetyltransferase, with protein sequence MVMSRWDPITAAPDGAIPAVDLAEMEIFAGCSAADLAPLAAGLRPLQAPAGAELMRQGEQALSFLLISSGSAQVKHIGDDGAVVVNEVTAGMVVGEIALLRKGLRTATVTTSTPLTGWIGDEQAFNQMVHVPEVMGRLVRIARQRLAAYLTAVPIRARDGTELLLRPVLPGDSARTVTGHVEFSGETLYRRFQTTRTPNPALMHYLFEVDYVDHFVWVITELDGSFVADGRFVRDPENPTFAEIAFIVGDSYQGRGIGTYLMGAVAVIARLEGIEKFTARVLSENAPMRAILDHLGAYWERDDPGVVTTVLDVPGEDQLPFDRATADQIKEVGRQAIQAVG encoded by the coding sequence ATGGTGATGTCGCGGTGGGACCCGATTACCGCAGCACCCGATGGAGCTATACCCGCCGTGGACCTCGCCGAGATGGAGATCTTCGCCGGGTGTTCCGCGGCTGATCTGGCGCCGCTGGCCGCCGGATTGCGCCCCCTGCAGGCTCCCGCCGGCGCTGAGCTGATGCGGCAAGGCGAGCAAGCGCTGTCGTTCCTCCTGATCTCATCGGGATCAGCCCAGGTCAAGCATATCGGCGACGACGGCGCCGTGGTAGTCAACGAGGTGACTGCGGGCATGGTGGTCGGCGAGATCGCACTGCTGCGCAAGGGCCTGCGAACGGCAACCGTCACCACCTCGACGCCGCTGACCGGCTGGATCGGTGACGAGCAGGCGTTTAACCAGATGGTGCATGTCCCCGAGGTCATGGGACGGCTGGTGCGCATCGCGCGCCAGCGCCTGGCCGCCTACCTCACCGCCGTGCCGATCCGGGCCCGCGACGGCACCGAACTGCTGCTGCGGCCGGTGCTGCCCGGCGACAGCGCGCGAACCGTCACCGGCCATGTCGAATTCTCCGGCGAGACGCTCTACCGGCGGTTCCAGACCACCCGGACTCCGAACCCGGCGCTGATGCACTACCTGTTCGAGGTCGACTACGTCGACCACTTCGTGTGGGTGATCACTGAGCTCGATGGCTCGTTCGTCGCCGACGGGCGATTCGTCCGCGATCCCGAAAACCCGACCTTCGCCGAGATCGCGTTCATCGTCGGCGACAGCTACCAGGGCCGCGGCATCGGTACCTATCTAATGGGCGCGGTGGCCGTGATCGCCCGGCTCGAAGGCATCGAGAAGTTCACCGCGCGAGTGCTCTCGGAGAACGCGCCCATGCGCGCCATCCTCGATCATCTGGGCGCCTACTGGGAGCGTGACGACCCGGGCGTCGTCACCACCGTGCTCGACGTGCCCGGCGAGGACCAGCTGCCGTTCGACCGGGCGACCGCCGATCAGATCAAAGAGGTTGGCCGCCAAGCGATCCAAGCCGTGGGGTAA
- the gdhA gene encoding NADP-specific glutamate dehydrogenase, with translation MTELNPKLHDIYDEVLRRNPGEAEFHQAVFEVLSSLGPVVTKHPEYVDRAVIRRMCEPERQIIFRVPWLDDNGDVQINRGFRVEFNSALGPFKGGLRFHPSVYLGIIKFLGFEQIFKNSLTGLPIGGGKGGSDFDPKGRSDNEIMRFCQSFMTELYRHLGEYTDVPAGDIGVGGREIGYLFGQYKRITNRYESGVLTGKGLSWGGSQVRTEATGYGAVFFADEILKTSKDSFEGKRAVVSGSGNVAIYAIEKIHQLGGTVVAASDSSGYIVDEKGIDLELLKEIKEVKRERIEAYAKARGGATQFVSDGSIWDVACQIAIPSATQNELDGNHAATLAKNGCKIVAEGANMPCTPEAVKLFGEAGVTVAPGKAANAGGVATSALEMQQNASRDSWSFEYTEQRLAAIMQSIHHRCLVTADEYGAPGNYVLGANIAGFIQVADAMTALGLI, from the coding sequence ATGACCGAACTGAATCCGAAGCTGCACGACATCTACGACGAGGTGCTCCGGCGCAATCCCGGTGAGGCCGAATTCCATCAGGCCGTTTTCGAGGTGCTCAGCAGCCTCGGCCCGGTGGTGACCAAGCACCCCGAGTACGTGGACCGCGCCGTCATCCGACGGATGTGCGAGCCCGAGCGCCAGATCATCTTCCGGGTGCCGTGGCTCGACGACAACGGCGACGTGCAGATCAACCGGGGTTTCCGGGTGGAATTCAACTCGGCCCTGGGCCCCTTCAAGGGCGGCCTGCGTTTCCACCCCTCGGTGTACCTGGGGATCATCAAGTTCCTGGGCTTCGAGCAGATCTTCAAGAACTCCCTGACCGGTCTGCCCATCGGCGGCGGTAAGGGCGGGTCGGACTTCGACCCCAAGGGCCGCTCCGACAACGAGATCATGCGGTTCTGCCAGTCCTTCATGACCGAGCTCTACCGCCACCTTGGCGAGTACACCGACGTCCCGGCCGGTGACATCGGCGTGGGCGGCCGTGAGATCGGTTACCTGTTCGGCCAGTACAAGCGCATCACCAACCGCTACGAGTCGGGTGTGCTGACCGGCAAGGGCCTGAGCTGGGGCGGGTCGCAGGTCCGCACCGAGGCGACCGGTTACGGCGCGGTGTTCTTCGCCGACGAGATCCTCAAGACCTCCAAGGACTCCTTCGAGGGCAAGCGGGCCGTGGTCTCCGGTTCGGGCAACGTGGCGATCTACGCCATCGAGAAGATCCACCAGCTCGGCGGCACCGTGGTGGCCGCTTCGGACTCCAGCGGCTACATCGTCGACGAGAAGGGCATCGACCTGGAGCTGCTCAAGGAGATCAAAGAGGTCAAGCGCGAGCGGATCGAGGCCTACGCCAAGGCCCGCGGCGGGGCGACGCAGTTCGTCAGCGACGGCTCCATTTGGGACGTGGCCTGCCAGATCGCGATCCCCTCGGCCACCCAGAACGAGCTGGACGGCAACCACGCCGCCACGCTGGCCAAGAACGGCTGCAAGATCGTCGCCGAGGGTGCCAACATGCCGTGCACCCCGGAGGCGGTCAAGCTGTTCGGCGAGGCCGGTGTGACCGTTGCCCCGGGCAAGGCGGCCAACGCCGGTGGTGTGGCCACCAGCGCGCTGGAGATGCAGCAGAACGCATCGCGGGACTCGTGGAGCTTCGAGTACACCGAGCAGCGCCTGGCCGCGATCATGCAGAGCATCCACCACCGCTGCCTGGTCACCGCCGACGAGTACGGCGCCCCCGGCAACTACGTGCTGGGCGCCAACATCGCCGGCTTCATCCAGGTCGCCGACGCGATGACGGCACTGGGCCTCATTTAG
- a CDS encoding DUF5642 family protein, whose product MLTLRAVLALGCVCLLAACSSSPAEVSADIDKVVDLKSSFGPEYEVKGIPRTGIDPKLLAGTALPPGLTFDPADCSKFAISQQLPQGVQGNMAAVAAEGQGNRFITIALETSEPVPVSEPGRTCRRIGFSGPQMRGLIETVDVPHIDGVKTLGVHRLIEAVAGGKSRIGELYNYSAYFGPYQVLVTANPLVQPGKPITPVDTARARELLVAAVDAIRN is encoded by the coding sequence ATGTTGACCCTTCGTGCGGTACTGGCCCTCGGCTGTGTCTGCCTGCTTGCCGCTTGCAGCTCCAGCCCCGCTGAGGTGTCCGCCGACATCGACAAGGTGGTCGACCTCAAGTCGTCCTTCGGCCCGGAATACGAGGTCAAGGGCATTCCGCGCACCGGAATCGACCCGAAACTCCTGGCTGGCACCGCGCTGCCGCCGGGGCTGACCTTCGATCCGGCCGACTGCTCGAAGTTCGCCATCAGCCAGCAGCTGCCGCAGGGTGTGCAAGGCAACATGGCTGCCGTCGCCGCCGAGGGCCAGGGCAACCGGTTCATCACCATCGCCCTGGAGACCTCCGAACCGGTTCCGGTCAGTGAGCCGGGCCGCACCTGCCGGCGGATCGGCTTCTCCGGTCCCCAGATGCGCGGCCTGATCGAAACCGTCGACGTGCCGCACATTGACGGGGTCAAGACCCTGGGCGTGCACCGGCTGATCGAGGCCGTCGCCGGTGGCAAGTCCCGCATCGGTGAGCTGTACAACTACTCGGCCTACTTCGGGCCCTACCAGGTGCTGGTCACCGCGAACCCGCTGGTGCAGCCGGGCAAGCCCATCACGCCAGTCGACACCGCCCGGGCCCGCGAGCTGTTGGTGGCCGCGGTCGACGCGATCCGGAACTAG
- a CDS encoding DUF732 domain-containing protein — MNRILGAAVFVGSAAIALLGSAPAYADDASYLAALDANGVFKSGPPNARLSAGHRFCSQLRAGSTPDQVVNDYVRRPSFGGPSMVDDLTVNLRPVIDIAQHELCPDTLH, encoded by the coding sequence ATGAATCGGATTCTGGGTGCAGCCGTGTTCGTCGGGAGCGCCGCCATCGCCTTGCTCGGCAGCGCACCGGCGTACGCCGACGACGCCAGCTATCTCGCGGCACTCGACGCCAACGGCGTCTTCAAGTCCGGTCCGCCCAACGCACGACTGTCGGCCGGACACCGGTTCTGCAGCCAACTGCGCGCCGGCTCCACTCCCGACCAGGTCGTCAACGATTACGTGCGTCGGCCGTCATTCGGTGGACCGTCCATGGTCGACGATCTGACCGTCAACCTGCGCCCGGTGATCGACATCGCGCAGCACGAACTATGCCCTGACACCCTGCACTGA